DNA from Streptomyces luteogriseus:
CCGACTTGACCGGGCTGTCCTTCTTGACGGCCACTCCGCTGATGTCCTTTCCGGTGTCACCGGTGGAGGCGGTCCCGTTGACCACTGACTTGATCGGCACACCCTTGGTCTGGGCGATCATCAACGACGTGACGTTGCTGAACCCGAACTGGAACTCGCCGCTCACCACGCCGGGGATGATCGCGGCGCCGCCCTGGGCGGTCACCATCTTCAGCTCGATGCCGCGGCTGCTGAAGAACCCCTTCTTCTGCCCCAGATACAGGGGTGCCACATCGACGATCGGGATGATCCCTACTTTGACCTGGGTGGTCTTGTCCCCGGCCGAGGAGGACGAACCACCGGCCCCGGAAGAAGATCCGCATCCGGCCGCGGCTGCGACCGTCACTACCGCTATGGCAAGCCCGAGAACGCACCTTTGCATGGGGGCCTCCTGAACAGGAACGAGTGTGTGCGCATTGCGAACATTCGTCCGTGTGCCGAACAAATGCAAGCGGAGATTATGTCCCTGTCCGAATCGCGTCAATAGGTCGCACCGAGGCTCCTCCCGCAACCGCGCCCTGCCGCCTTCTCCAGATCCAGACATGTTCCGACGGGTGCACCCCGGCAGCAGCAAGCCTGAGGCGCGGACGTGTTCAGCGCGCCGCGGTCGACCACCTTGGTCACCCGCTCGTGGGGATCCTCGCCCCGGTAGGCCGGGTTTGTCGGCGTGGTTCGTGCCCGCGCCGAGGACGATCGTCACGGCGTCGGAGTTGTCGACCGGCACCTTGGTCCGTGCCCCCGGCCGAGCCGCCATCGGCGGTCACGTAGAGCCTGGGACTCGAAGCGCATCTGGTTGTCGTTCAGGTTGCCCGGGACCGTCAGCCATGCCCCCTCACGGGTCAGGCGCTGCGCACCGCACACATCGCCGACTGCCAGGGGCTCTTCGACCGGTTTTCCCTGGACCTCGGCCAGCGCCTCCCTGACGCCACACGCTCGTCTCCCGCGCCGACAAGGTGATCGTTCACGAAGCGTCCCCGCTCCCGGCCGGACGATCGGCACCACGCTGAGCGTCGGCACCGCCCTCGACGGCCTGCCTTCGAGTGTGGGCTTCAGGACCAGGGCCACCGTCGCGAGAGGCTCCTGCCACCTCGATCTGCGCGGCGCCTACGCCTGCGGGCAGGGCGCGTACAGCTACGAGGGCGTCACCCGCGCCGTCGCCACCGGCACGGGTGACGCCGTGACCGCCGGCGGCTCCACCATCGTGGTGGCGAGAGCCACCACGATGATCCTGCTGACCGAGCCGGCCCGCTACGCGGCGTCCACCGGCTGGGGACCGGCGGCTCATCGGCCTGCGACCGGCCGTGTGCACAACGAGTGCCGGGGCCATGGTTGTTGCCCGTCCTCGACCGGTGTCGAAGAACCGCGGTCGGCCAGGCGGTGACCTGGCCGACCGCGAGCCTGATGGTGGGGAGCGGAGACCGCTACGCCGTCGTCAAGGGCAACGCGGCGAAGGTGTGCCGCTCCCAGAGGCGGCGGGAGGCCTCCTCCGGGTAGGCGGCGACCGTCGGTTCCGAGTCAAGGACCTGGACGAGGCACTGCTCGCTGTCGTACGCCGCCCACCCCGGGTCGCCCGTGGCCGCGAAAGCCGTCCACGCGGAGCGGAAGCGGGCGGAGAGCGCCTCGGTCTCGGGTGAGGGCGCCGGTCCGGTCAGCATGCCGCCGAGCCCGCCGTACACACCGAAAGTCAGCGGTACATCCAGGCCATGGCAGGCACCGAGAGCTCCGCCGTTCGCCGGAGCGGACCAGGTGAGGTCGTACATGTGCGCCCGGCCGCCACCGGCCACCTGGGCCTCCACCAAGTGCAGCGATGGCATACGGAACAGCCAGTCGGACTGGACAAGTTCGAACAGGTACTCCGCCGAGGCGTCCGGGAACGCGGCGCGGTAGGCGTGCTCGGCGTCCGGCGTCGGCCCGAACAGGCCCAGCGCCATCGAAGCCAGCCCCTCGTCCACCCGCCCGAGCATCCCGCCCAGCATGAGGAAGAGACGGTACTCGTCCCGGTTGTGCCCGGCGATCAGCTCCACGTCGCGTGCGGCACCGCCCGCCAGGGCCTCCCACGGCGTGGTGGGCAGAACGTCGCCGTCGACGACGGGCGAGAACGGGGTCGGGGTGAGGGCGACCGGACCCCAGCGGTGCACGTACTCGCGCATCCGGCCACTCAGCGCGGCACCCGCCTGGGGCAGCTTGCGCGGGTCGACACCGGACAGGTCGGCCACCGTCGGGCGCAGGCCGAGCTCACCGGCCAAGGTCTCGGCGATGTCCGCGGCCAGCGCCTCCGAGAAGAAGGTACCCGGCACGCTCTGCGCGATGGCCCGCCGGAACAGTCCCCGCGCCCGGGGCATGGCCATCAGCGCGGCGATGGACCCGGCGCCGGCCGATTCACCGAAGACGGTGACCCGGTCGGGGTCGCCGCCGAAAGAGGTGATGTTCTCGCGCACCCACTCCAGAGCCGCGACCTGGTCGAGCAGAGCCCGGTTCGCGGGAGCGCCCTCGATCGAGGCGAACCCCTCGATGCCGACTCGGTAGTTGAGAGTGACCACGATCAGGTCGCCGTCCCGCGCCAGGCGGCTGCTGTCGTAGGCGGGGTCGTCGGCGGAGCCGAACTTGTAGGCGCCCCCGTAGATCCACACCATCACCGGTCGGCGCGCCGCTGGGTCGGCGTCCGGCGTCCAGATGTTGACCGTCAGCCAGTCGTCACCTGCCGGAGGGGGTCCGGCGGGAGTCGCCTCGGGCCCGAACGGCTCCTGCGGGGGAGGCGGACCGAACGTGAAGGCCTCCCGTGCCCCGTCCCAACGGTCCGCCGGTCGCGGCGCCGCGAAGCGTGCCTCGCCCACCGGTGGCTGCGCGTACGGGATGCCGCGAAAGACTGCCAGGCCGCCCTCACGGCGGCCGCGGACCGCACCGGCCGCCGTCATGGCCTCGGGAAACTCGCTTTTGATCATGGATGACTCCTCACAGAGCGCCGCGTGGCAGCCGGTACGGGCAAGGGTCGGGATCGGGAATCGCCTCGCGCAACACCATTGACACTCGCCCACCGCGACCTGAAACTCATGCCAGCCAAAAGTGAACCACACTTCACCAGGCGAACGATTGCGGGCTCACGATCTCCCTCGTGTCGCTCGCCCGGCGGATCAGCCGGAAGGACATCACGACCCCGGCACCCGTCACGGCCACTGTCGGCGCGGGCGCATCGGACAGCCGGCGTTCGGTCTCCCGGTCTCGTTCGTTCCATCGCTTCATTCGGCTTCAGCTCACACGAACCCCTCGAAGAGGAGTCGGCACGATGCAGCTACGCACAGGGATACACCTGAGTCAGTTGCGCTCGGGGCGCATCCCTCGGGCACTGGCGGCGGCCGCCGCAGCCGTGGTTCTCATCACGGCTGCGGGGGCCGCAGCCCCCGCCCGGGCGCAGAACGATGTGGAAGTCACCAAGGACCTCGCCTACGCACCCGCCCAACCGCCCGGCACTCAAGGCCACTTGCTGGACCTCTATGTCCCCAGGTCCACGCGGCCGGTCCCGCTGGTGATCTTCTCCAGCGGCTCGGGTTGGCTGGCGGACAGCGGACGCCGCGGCGCCGACAGGGTGGCCGCACAGCTCAACCCGCGGGGATTCGCCGTCGCGGGCGTGGCGATCCGCTCCAGCGGGCAGGCACAGTTCCCGGCGCAGCTGTACGACATCAAGGGCGCCATCCGCTGGCTGCGCGCGAACGCCAAAACGTACAACCTGGACCCGCACCGCGTCGCGATCATGGGCGACTCGTCGGGCGGCTGGACGACCGCGATGGCCGCGGTCACCGGCGACCGTCCGGAGCTGGAGGGCGACGTCGGCCCGCGCGGGCCGTCCAGCGCTGTCCAGGCGGCCGTGCCGTTCTACCCGCCGACCGACTTCCTGCAGATGGACGCGCACATGCCGGACGACTGCAGGGTGTTCAACTCGGCGTTCGGGCTGACGGACTGCCACTCCGACGCCCGCTCACCCGAGTCGCTCCTGCTCGGCTGCACCATCACGGCCTGCCCTGGCAAGGTCGTCGCGGCGAACCCGCTCACCTACATCGGCGAGCGGCACACCCCGCCGTTCCTGATCTTCCACGGCGAGCAGGACCCCTTTGTGCCGTACCACCAGAGCCGCCTGCTCTACGACGCCCTCGCGTCCGCGGGTGAGGAGGCACGTCTGATCTCCTTCCCACGAGCCGGGCACGGGCCGCTGGAGGACATGCTCACCGACGACGAGACCCGCCAGGGTGCCTACGAGGAGACCACACGCAATGGGCACAGCACGCCGGCCCGCCCCGTGACTCCGACGTGGCCGACCGTCGTCTCCTTCCTGGAACAGCGGTTGCGCCCTGTGTCCCGCTGAGGCGCGTGTCCTCGCCGCCCAACGGTTCTACCGTCGTTGGGCGGCGAAGCGTACGAAGGCTTTGGCGGCGCCGTATCCGCGGTAACCGCCGGTCCGTTGGACGATCTCGAAGAAGACGTACCCGACCGTATCCGTGTAGCAGCGGCGGAA
Protein-coding regions in this window:
- a CDS encoding carboxylesterase/lipase family protein, with product MIKSEFPEAMTAAGAVRGRREGGLAVFRGIPYAQPPVGEARFAAPRPADRWDGAREAFTFGPPPPQEPFGPEATPAGPPPAGDDWLTVNIWTPDADPAARRPVMVWIYGGAYKFGSADDPAYDSSRLARDGDLIVVTLNYRVGIEGFASIEGAPANRALLDQVAALEWVRENITSFGGDPDRVTVFGESAGAGSIAALMAMPRARGLFRRAIAQSVPGTFFSEALAADIAETLAGELGLRPTVADLSGVDPRKLPQAGAALSGRMREYVHRWGPVALTPTPFSPVVDGDVLPTTPWEALAGGAARDVELIAGHNRDEYRLFLMLGGMLGRVDEGLASMALGLFGPTPDAEHAYRAAFPDASAEYLFELVQSDWLFRMPSLHLVEAQVAGGGRAHMYDLTWSAPANGGALGACHGLDVPLTFGVYGGLGGMLTGPAPSPETEALSARFRSAWTAFAATGDPGWAAYDSEQCLVQVLDSEPTVAAYPEEASRRLWERHTFAALPLTTA
- a CDS encoding alpha/beta hydrolase, translating into MQLRTGIHLSQLRSGRIPRALAAAAAAVVLITAAGAAAPARAQNDVEVTKDLAYAPAQPPGTQGHLLDLYVPRSTRPVPLVIFSSGSGWLADSGRRGADRVAAQLNPRGFAVAGVAIRSSGQAQFPAQLYDIKGAIRWLRANAKTYNLDPHRVAIMGDSSGGWTTAMAAVTGDRPELEGDVGPRGPSSAVQAAVPFYPPTDFLQMDAHMPDDCRVFNSAFGLTDCHSDARSPESLLLGCTITACPGKVVAANPLTYIGERHTPPFLIFHGEQDPFVPYHQSRLLYDALASAGEEARLISFPRAGHGPLEDMLTDDETRQGAYEETTRNGHSTPARPVTPTWPTVVSFLEQRLRPVSR